CTAGGTTGCCGCCGCTCATGACGTAGTGCTGGTTTGCAGCGTTGGTTATGATGCCGGCCATGCCAAGGCTGAGGGGGGTCGAGGTGGCTGCGATAGCGGTTGGTGAGAGGATGACAAGCGCTGTCAGAACTGAAAGCATAGTAAGGCCGATTGTTCTCTTCGTTTTCATCGTGTCTGTGAGCGTCCGGGCGCCTGTAATAGTCGATTTTGCCGTTTTCCCAATACTACTGCCGGGAGACATAGAAGGCCGACGCCGCCGTAGCCGCCCATGGCGGCGAGCTGGATCGCAGGCGCGAGCTCGGGCTGAAGGCACAGCTGGCCGTGCAAGCCCACTGCCCCGCCAGATGACCAATGCACAGAGCGGCGCGTGTCTCGTTTGTCACCGCCGCCCGTCTGGTCGTCCCACTAAGAGCGGGATTCTCTTGGACCCCTGGCAAGGCGCCTCTGGGCTGCAGTGCTGACCAGGTCGACCGATTTTTCACGTATTTCACCACCACCTGGGCTTCCGCAAATAGAGACCATGGGACGAACCGAGTCCCGTTCCTTCGGTCGGCAAGTGGCAGGAGATGAGTCTCATGAAAAAAGCTGGAAGGGATGACTTGCCGTTCGTTGCTTCCCTAGATTGACGTGAACGGCGTCCCGTAGACGGTCATCCCTTCGGTCCCCTGCATTGGGAGGTGTACTAGGCCCATGAACTGTGGCGACGCGAATGGCGCGCATCCGGTGCTGCCCGCGCTTGGATCGATCGATGGGTGTGGTACACTTGAAGGCGATGTCATCGAAGCAGACAGTGCGACTGGTTGACTCCCTGTCAGGCTGACGAATAGAGCCCCGCCTGGTACCACGGTCATTGTAGTGCCCGATACGGCTTCTGCTGCTTGAGAGTTGATGCCGGGTATCCTGAGGCCCTGAGGGAGGCTGCTAGGGTATTGCAGGGTGAACGACAGAACGCCCGTGAAGGTGTTCTGGGTCGACTTGATGTCGGATATGGCGAACGTTCCGCAGGCGACCACCGTGGGCGCCTGCCCGCTCGACTGGACCGCAGCCTGGGTGATGACCCAGTAACCGCTGATTGGAGGAGAGGCGGCGAATGCCGGCGCCGATGCGCCGAGGAGTGCGAGCGCTGTGACCAATGAGAGTGCGCTGATTGCCAGTGATTTCTTCGTGTTCATTAGCTCCGGAGTACTGCCTTGGGCTCTATAGTCGATTTTTGCCGTTTTCCTGATAACTGCACGTTCCTGACCAAGATGTATGAAATTCTTGCACGCCGTGTGTGAGACCACTGATCGCCTGGGGCGCAAGCGGCATGGCGGAGTCGCCTGTTCTAGTCGAAGTACGGGAGTATGCTGATCCCCGTCGGGGTGAACGCCACGGTGTGGTACTTCCTGCTGTGCTCCGTCCCTCTCAGCTTCTTGACCAGGAACCTCGTCCTCAGCTCCATGTTCTTCCCTATGTAGTTCTCCAGCTGGAATATCCCGTCCGCCACGAACTCCTCGATCCCGCTGTTCATGGGCTGGTCAGCCTGGAACTTGCTCACAGTCATCAGCGTGGTGATCCCCTCCCTCTTCAGGGTCTTGTATACCAGGTGCATGAGGAAGCTGTAGTCGAACTTCTCCTTCGCCCCGCTCAGGAAAGCGGTGAGCGAGTCCACGACGAGCCTCTTGGCCTTTATGTCGTCCAATGCCGCCAGGAGCGTCTCGATGTTCGACCCCATCCCTCTCCCTTCGAGAGACTCCAGGTCGAGGAGCTTCACCTTCTTCTCCTTCTCCAGCGCGTCGAAGTCCATCCCGAAGAGCTTCATGTTGCGCTTGAGGCTCCCGATGTCCTCTTCGAAGGTGGCGAACACGGCGTGCTCGTCGTCCACCTTTGCCGAGTTGTAGACGAACTGGGACGAGAAGATTGTCTTCCCGGTCCCTATCCCACCTACTAGAAGGACGAAGTCTCCCTGCTGCAAGCCTCCCTGGATGAGCGGGTCGAGGCCCACGACCCTCGTCGGCACCCGCTGGGCGGCTACGCTTTCCATACGATCGCTCTTCCGGAGGGAGGTGGTATATGAGCCTCCTTTCCGTTTTTCGCATCAGCCAGGCGTGAGTATATAAGCAAAGTTGCCGACGGACAACGGATATAGACCTCAGATTCACAACCCTCTATTAGGCGTAGGCTCCGTGAAACCCGCGACAATGGGTGCCTTCGACAAGATAAAGCGGAGGAACCTCGACTACCTCCTCATCGAGACCATCAAGCAGATCGGGGTCTCCAACTACTCCCTCCTCGCGAGGATGACGGGGATCAACCCCGAGACAGTCCGCTACAAGGTGAACAAGCAGCTCACGAAGTACGGCCTGGGGGTCCAGGTCAACCTCAACCACGCCGAGCTCGGGATGTCAGCGGGGCTGATGGTGGTGGACGCGGAGCCCAGCCAGGAATGGCTCGGAGAGGTGAGCTACCTCTTCTTCGAGGGGAAGGCCATAGGCGCGTCGAAATACGTGGGGCTCTACGCGGTCCCATTCCGGTTCAAGAAGAAGTACATCGACGTCATGTCGTTCCTCAAGCAGCAGAAGCGCATCACCGACTACGCCATCTACGAGGCGAAGTGGCTCAGGTACCCCTCCTTCAGGCCCGAGTTCTACGACTTCGACGCCAAGAAGTGGAAAGTGGACTGGCGCAGGGTCGAGATGACCCAGGGGGAGAGCGGCGCCACCACGCTGGACGTGAACAGGGACGCCGAAGTGGACTACATGGACGTCAAGATACTGAAGGCGATGCAGGAGAACCCGACGGTGAGCATAGTCAAGGTGGCCGCCGAGATCGGGGCCAACCCGCGGACCCTCAGGTACCACAACGCCGAGCACGTCGTGAAGGGCAAGCTGATACTCAACAGCAACGTGAGGTGGAGGCGCCCCGCCATCGAGGGGAAGCCGGGGGAGCTGATGCAGATGCTGACCCTCGTCAAGGGGGTCGGCCAGGAAGGGGTCGTCAAGACGAGGAAGGTCATGAACAAGATCCCCTTCACCTGGCTTGAGGGAGGGTCAGAGGTCGGGGACTACTTCGCCCTGCTCGACGTCCCCATGGACAAGCTTTACGAGACCACGAGGTACATCGAGAGCAACACCGAAGACGTCAGGAGCTCCCTTTCCATCATCATGCTCGACAGCCAGAAGTCGCGCTACCTGCACATCCCTGAGGAGATGTTCGACCCCAAGCGGGGGTGGACCCTCCCCAGCTACAGGCAGGAGATGGCCAAGATAGGAGACGGGGAAGAGCGACGGCACTCCTGACCTCCGCCTACCGGGAGTTCGTCCTCGGGGGGCACCTTCTCGCCATCGGCACGGCGAGCATAGCCGCCGCCTCCGCGGCGCTGATGGGCCTGACCGCGACCCCGCTTCTGCTCTTCATGGCCTACCTCTTCTCCTACGGCGCCTACATGATGAACAGGAGCACCGAGATGGACTCGGACGCGGTCTCGCACCCTGACAGGACGGCCCATCTCGGCTCGAGGAAGAGATACCTCCCCGCGATCTCGGCAGGGTGCTTCCTCCTGGGGTACGTCCTCGCCTACACGGTCAACCTGATTTTCTTCGGCGCCCTCTTGGTCCCGCTGGCGTTCTCTGCGCTCTACAGCGTAGGGTCGAGGCGCCTCGTGGGGGTGATAGGGGTGTCCAAGCTCAAGGACAAGCTCCTGGTGAAAAACCTCTTCGTCTCTCTCGGGTGGTCGCTGATCCCCGTGCTCGTCGGTCTGTACTACCTCCGCTTCGAGGAGGTCCTCGCCCTCATGGGGGGGCTGATATTCCTGAGGCTGATGGTTAACACCCTGATATTCGACGTCCGTGACGTAGAAGGCGACAGGGCGCAGGGGATCAGGACGGTCCCGGCTGTCTATGGGGTACGCCGCACGTACACGATGATGACGGCCATCGACGGGGTCGCGCTAGCCTACCTGGCCGCGGCCGTCTCCTTCGGGCTCCTCCCTCTACCAGCCATCGTGCTAGCTCTCCTCCCCGCCTACTCCATCTTCTACGCCTATCTGGCCAAGAAGCCAGGGGCAGACCTGGGGTTCATCTGCGACGTCGTCGTCGACGGGGAGTACCTCCTATGGGGACCGCTGATGTACATTGGAGCGGCGCTCATCTAGGCAGGCGGAGCCGAAGGTATCCGCCCCGCAGAGCTTCACGGAGGCCGTGGAACCGTACAGGGAGGCGTTGCAGGAGTACTTCTCCTCGAAGAGAGCAGAAGGGAGCCCTCTCTCCGAAGCCATAGCAGGGATCATCGACGCCGGAGGGAAGAGGCTGAGGCCGGTGATAGCGATGCTGGTCTGTGAAGCCGTGTCCGGGTCGTTCGAGAAGGCGCTCCCCGTCGCGGCGGCTTTCGAGCTGGCGCACTCCGCTTCGCTCATCCAGGACGACATAATCGACGAATCGGCCGTCAGGCACGGTCAGATGGCGACCCACAAGAAGTACGGCGAGACGAAGGCCATCCTCATCTCCGACATGATGATATTCGAGATATTCCTCGAGCTGGCGAAGTACGGGGGCTCCGGGATGTCTGCGACGCGCCTGGCCAAGCTAAGCTCGTACATCGGGAACTCCGCCAAGTTCACCGCCGAGGGGGAGTTCTTCGATTCTATCCTGGCAGAGAAAGGCTCGGCCACCGAGGAGGAGTACGTCAAGCTCGCCGAGCTCAAGACAGGCTCTCTTTTCGCGGCGGCGGCTGCCTGCGGCGCCATAGCAGGGAGAGGGACTCTAAAGCAGGTCAACGCTTCCTATCAGTTCGGACGCAACCTCGGGATTTCGTTCCAGATAAGGGACGACATACTGGACATCGTGGGGAACGAAGAGGCGACGGGCAAGCCCCTCCTGAAGGACCTCCAGAACAACGCGTCGAACATGGTCCTCATCCACGCGCTCTCTCACGCCGACAACTATCAGAAGCAGTCGATCCACTCGATGCTGTACAAGAAGTGGTTCGCGCTCCAGGAGATACAGGCGCTCATGAAGACTCTGGACCAGCTGGGGTCGATTGACCACTCCAACGCGGTGGAGAGGAACTACGCCGCAGCGGCGAAGAAGGCGCTGGAGGCCCTCCCCGCGTCCGCCGCCAGGTCCAAGCTGGAGCAGCTGACAGAGGGGCTGGGGTCGAGGACCAAATGAGCGCACTGGCCCGCTGGGAAGCGTGAGGGCGATCCTGCCGCCATCGTTCCGTGGAAAGAAGGCAAGGCCATGGGCGTGACATCCTCCCACGGGTAAACCCGTGGGCTTCCAGCCCCTGTTTCATGGCGTTCCACGTCCCTTGGGCCGCGGTCCGATTCAAGCGCCAATGCATCCATCCAAGGGCTGAAGCGCCCGGGCCCGGGCCTTCTCGCGCCGTTTGGCAAAGGCTTTTGTGCGAGCTGTTGGGAGTCGACGCCAGAGTTGAAAGCGGCCGCAGTCATGCAGAGGCTGAAGACCAGGGTCGAAGGGCTGGACGACCTTATGGAAGGCGGACTGGTGAGGGGAGACATACACCTCGTGGCCGGGGGGCCAGGGACAGGGAAGACCGTCCTGTCCGCGAACATAGCCTACAACGCCGCCACGGCTGGGGAGAACGTGGTCTACGCCACGTTCGAGGAGTCCGCGGAATACCTGAGGCGCAACCTGAAGCTGCTCGGGCTCGACGTGGTCCCGCTGGAGAAGGAGGGGAAGTTCTCCATAGTGGACCTCGAAGCCCTGAAGGGGCAACAGCTCGAGACGAACATCTCGACCCTCATACAGGCGACCAAAGACTCGAAGGGGACCCTCTTGGTCATAGACTCGGTCACGGCGCTCCTCCTCGCCTGCGAAACCCAGTTCGAGATGAGGACGTTCATGAAGTCGGTCTACACCTCGCTGAAGGCTGAGGGGATCACCACGATACTGACCGCGAGCCTAGCCAACGGCGGGAAGATCGGGTTCGAAGGCTTCATGACCGACTCGGTTATGCTGATGGAAAACTGGGAAGACGAGGTCCAGATGAAGACCAGGTTCGTCATACTCAAGATGAGGGGGACGAACCACAGCAAAAGGTACCACTCCGTCGTCTTCGGACCCAAGTTCGCCGTATCTAGATTCTGACCGGATTGGCGGTAACTGGACTGTCACTTCTGAACATCTCCGTCGATCTGTTCGCCCTAGCGGTCACCTGGGCCTCGCTCTTGTTCGTACTGAGGCAGAAGCCGAGCCAGTACCCATACCTGAGGAGCATACTCGCCCTCGTCCACGTCTTCTTCGGGCTAGTCGTCGTGCTCGACGTCATGAGGCACCTTTACGGAGGGTCCGCGGCATACATCGAGACCTACTCGTTCCTCGCCCCCGACCTCATCTACCTAGACGTCGCCCTCCTCACGACCCTGGCATATTCGATCTACATGAGGCCCGGAGGGAGGGGGGTCGCCCAGAGGCTCAAGTCGATGTTCTTCCGCTGGCCCCACGGCCTGATACTGGGGGCGTTCATGGCCTTCATAGCGTCGACCGAGGGGTACCTCACATACTTCAGGCCCTACACCATAGTCCTTCTCACCTCGCTGGGGGGGAGCCTCGTCCCGTCCCCCAAGTTCAACTCCACGTTCCTCGCCCTCTCGCTGGGGACCCTCGCCTTCTTCCTCGCTTATCCGACCCTGCTCTTGGTCAAAGCGGCCAGCCAGTCAAATGACCCGGGGACCAAGCGGCGGCTCTTCGCCCTCCCGTTCTGCTGGTTCGGGATCGGGGCGGAGGTCCTGGTGTTCAACGGGTTCCTTGTCACCCTGGGTTACGACCTCATCCCCATCGGGTATTCCATCGCCGGGATCCTCTTCGGCGTGACTGCGGCGATATTCAGGAGGGCGTCCCTCCTCTCCACGTTCTTCGAGCCGGTGCACGGGGGCGCCTCCCCGGGGGGCCAGCCTTTGGTCGAGGAGGGGGCGGTGCTCGACGTCCCGGTCTCCATCCTGCTGGAGGTCGACCCTTCGTCCAGGTTCGAATCGGCGGTGGCAAGCCTGGCGAGAAAGAAGACAAGGGCAGGAGGTCTGGTCTACGTCTTCAGCTCCAGGGGGAGCCCGGTCTACAAGGGGCTTGCGGGGATCGAGGGGGTGAGGTTCTACGTGATGACCTCGGGGGTGTCCTACCCCAGCTCTTCCGACAGGCAGAACGAGCTCCTGGTGCCGAGGGACGACATGGCGGTGATGCTCGACCTCATCGACAAGACGATATCTTCCACCAGCGGCACCCCGGTCTCACTCGTCTTCGACAGCATCTCCGACTTCATCATATACCAGGGGCTCGAGTCGACCTACAAGTTCCTCAAGCAGTCGAACGAGATAACCTCCAAGCCCGGCGTTTCCGCGGTGTATCTGCTCACCTCGAACGCGCACGACGAAAGGGTAGTCAGCCTCATCCGGAGCCTGTTCAGGATGCACGCGACATACGACCAGGCAGGGATCAGGGTCACCAAGGGCGCCCCCGCGGCTGGGGCTTAGAACTTCGCGCTTGCGGCCGGCGCCGTGGCGTTGACCTCGTCGATGACCTTGGAGTAGGCCATGAGGACGGCGATGGCCTTGTCTGTGAGCTCGTACCTCTTCCTCCTCCCGTAGGTGGCCAGGTTCAGGAGGCCGCCCTGTTCGAGGGCTTCTAGATGCTCCTTCAAGGCGTTCCAGGACAGATTCGCCTTGTACATGATCTGAGTGGGCTTCTCCGCCCCTGCCTTCACGCAGGACAGGATGTCCATCCTTATCTCAAGGTGCGACCTTCTGAGGGAGATGCAATGCCTGAGTGTCGCCGGTTCGTCCAGACCGAGGAAGCCGTACTTCGCCTCTGCCAATGTCAGGCGATTCACGTATAAATAACCCATATAAGGATTATGGATTTGTCGCCTATTTTCAGCAGATAACGCCACCATGGCGTGATATGCGCAGAAGACGGAGAGGGGAGTTTGAAAATCCGAGACTATGTCAAGGGGCGCTTCGCGGGCCGCGCCGTTCGTTCACCGTCTCGATGATCCGGGTGAAGCTGGCCAAGACGTCGATGCCTTTCACCGTCAGCTGGTAGTTCCGCTTGCTCCCCTCCGTCATCCTCTCCAAGAGCCCGATCCCGACGAGCGAGCTGAGGCTCGACTGCAGGGACGTCCAGGCCAGGTTCGCCCTGTACATTATCTGGGTAGGCAGGTATGCACCCTCGTGCACCACCCTGAGGATGTCCATCTGAATCTCTAGCTGGGACCTTCTTGCTTGGTGCGTCCGCCTTTCTTCGAACTGTTCGAACAGGTCGCTTGTGGACTGACCCAATTTGTTGACCGGCGCTTGGTAGTCGGATAACCTATATAACTATTACAGAAATATCATGCAGATTCTTATTCCGTGTCGGCTTCGTTCTTGCGCCATACTTGTTTTGGCGGACAGGTTATAGGTCTTTTTGTTGTTTGAATTCCTTCAAACTTTGTTACATAACTATGAAGGAGATGCGTATTGACATCTAGAAGATACGAATTCTCGGAGGTACTGTTCTGGAATGCGGCATATTTCCTTAGGAGGTGCATACCACAAATGCCTGGCGTTGATGCGTTCTCGCGCCTGGTCCCTGGCCGCGCTTGTCGGGGGGGTAGGGATAGCGATGACAGTCCCAGGCTTCCTGCCGCCTTTGGGCCAGAGCATCCTCCTCGGTTCTTCGATAGGCCTGATAGTCGTCGGCCCGGTACGTGGGTTGGCGATACCCAAGCCCTCGATGCCCAAGCAGCCGCCGGAGGATAAGCTGAGGGGCCTGGTGAAGGCCAGGGACAGGGAGAGGGGAGCCCAGCGCGAGGAGATCCTCGACTCCTTCGACAGCCTCCTCGAGAAGGTCGAGGACATGGACGACCCCGCGGTGAAAGAGAAGCTCGTCCGGAACTTCGACCGCTTCGTGGGAAGGCTCACGGCGCACTACCCCGAATGGGACGCGGAGGGGAGGCTGAGGACCTACGTGCTGATGGAGAAGATAGGAAACTCCCTCTCGCTCCAGAACGCCGACGTCTACCTCGGCCTTGCATACCAGACCCTGGTGGCAAGGGGGGCTGAAGCGACTGAGATCTCCCATGAGACGCTCAACGGGAAGGTGAGGCGGATGTACCTTGACCCGAGGAGCGAATGGACCCGCTACCTGGCCGGGACGCTCATATTGATGAACAGGGAGGACGAGGAGTACGCGAAGGAGATGGTGGCCGACGCCATACACCTATGGAGCGACGAGCGGTTCGACAGGTCGCTCCCCGACTTCAAGGCGGTCAGGCAGCTTCCGGACTCGACCAGGCGGGAGGTCGAGGACATGGTCGAGAAGGAGATGGAGAAGGCGCGGACCGCCGGGGACGTCGGGGTGATACTCAGGGCCAGAGAGATAATGGAGAGCATCATACTCTCGCGCAGGGAGCAGCCTAGGCGGGACGCCGGGCCGGCTGGTTCGTTGTAGGAGCCGCGGCAGACCAGGGCGCTTGGCGCGGTAGACGAAGGCTGCGGCCAAGTCGCTGCAGGCGGTTCCCGCTGAGCCGGCAGCGGCCGGCACACAGGCGCGTGATGCGGCGGCCAACCGGCCGGCGGGGGTCAGCCTTCCGCCTTTGTCAGCTGGAGCCCGACGCACCTGCAGGCAGAGATCAGCATGCACCCCCGGGGGGCGCGTGTCGGCGGCTTCAGACTCCGAGTTCCGGGTGATCACGGTCGATGGGGGCCCGGGCAGAGTCGGTGGTGAGCGCAGTCATCGGAACGACGCCCCTTCGCGTCGTGCTGCGGGTCCGAGGCAGCTCCCAACGCAGATGAGGATGGACGCCGTGCACGGGCGGCTCCGTAGGCAGCGGGGCGCCCTCTGGTCAGGGCAGCCGAAGACGGGCTGTTGCGGCGGCTCGGCACTGATCGGCCACGCCTGTCGCTTTGGCGGAGGCTGCCACGCCTGCAATCATCGCAGGGCCGGGTGCAGGCGGGCTCGCCGCGCACGCGGAGCTCCACGTCCACCATGGCGTCAGACGGTAGCTTTCGGTCTCAAGTCTTCTTAGGCTGTGAGCCTGTCTTGAAGAAGTAGCCGACCAGGAACACAGCCGCGATCACGACGATTACGCCTATGAAGACATAGTCTGGGGCGTAGCCGTACACCCCTACAACCTGAACGGGGCCGTTCACGGGTACGACGACGGTCCCTTGCTGGTTGGGCGTCTCGACCCCGTTGACCAGCGTTTCCGTGAGCGTTCGTGTCAGCCCGAGGCTTGCCGGCAACACGGTAGGGAAGGAAACGGCGGTCGACTTGCCTCCCAAGACCCACTCGCTGGTCACGCCGAGGGGCGATGACTGAGTGACCTGGTACTCGACGCTGTACTCCGCCGTGAGGTTCATCGTCGAGTTGACAGGCACGCTGATTTGGTTTGTCCCGTTCATTCCGGCCCATCCGGCGAAGACGAGCCTCTCTTCGTTGTTCACAGGGAGCTGACCCGGCACGGTCGCGTTGACGAGCGATCCATCCTGGAACCACCCTCTGAGGACCACGCCGGTCGGGTCCGTGACGGTGACGAAATAGCTCAGGGCGTAGCTTGGGACGATGACGACCGGCGCCGAGGGCGTCAGCGACATGGTGTTCCCGTTGGCTGCGTATGACGCCGTCCCATAGACCTGGAATCCGTCGAGCCTAAGGCTCGACCCCCCTGCCCCTGGCAGCGCGGACGCGAAGACGTGGTACCAGCTCTGACCCGTCGGCGCCCAGAGAGTGGACGCCCCTGACGGGAGGACGAGGGTGACGTTGGTGAACTGGTTGTAGATCGCCTGCACGGCTTCTGGTCCTGAAGCGCTGACATTGAAGGCGCCTGAGGGCGCGTAAACCGGGGTCCCGGCGACGATGACCTGGTTCAGCTTGTACATGAACGACGAGCTCTGCATTTCGACCGGGACGCTGAGCAGCACGCTGCTCCCCGAGTCGACCCAGGTCGAGCTCGCTACCGTATTCTGCGGGCTGTACGTGACCGAGACGGCATATTGTTTGATGAAGTGCGCGAGATAGCCGCCAGAGCTCACGTCGAGGCATGTGCTCGAGCCTACGAGCTTGCCGGACGAAAACCACGCGTCGAAGGCGTACCTTGCAAAGGAGTCCTGGTAGACATACTGCGGCACGCAGACTGTCCCCTGGAGGGCCGCGCTCGAGTTCGTAAGGAGGTAGGGCGAGCCGTTCACTGTCACCTGCATTGGGGTGGGCGCGTCCACCGTTATCGTCGGCGCCGCCGCTTGCGCGGCCGCGGGCGCGAGCACCAGCCCCGCCAGGAGCACCAGCACGACCAACGTTGATTTCAAGCGGTCACTTCCTCTTTTCCGCCAGTGAAAAACCTGCCGCAACGGCCAAGAGCGCAACCGAACCGAGTATCCAGACCAGGGGCGCCGAACGAAGGCTCATAGGGAGATAGCCCAGCAAGGGCAAGGCTATGACCATCACCCCCACGATGCTCGAGAACGGAAGCACGGTGGTCGAGTTGGTGTTGTCTCCCCTGAACCCGAAGGTGGCGCTGCTGTCGTTTATCCAGATGATCCTATGGATCAAGGGCTCCCCCAGCTCGTCAGCCACCGCCACCTGTCCGACGACGGGCCTCGCCCCGAGTTGTATCAGCGCGAGGCTGCCGATCGGAAGGTTCGGCTCCATGGAGCCCGTCGGGACGTAGACGACTTCGTATCCCTGGGCCATGTAGAGGCCGAGGAGGATCAGGGCGAGCACCCCCAAGGCTGCGGAGACAGTCTCACTGCGTCGCAATGACCTCGACTTCCACCGGGCTGCTTCCGGGTGTTATGGCTGTGAAGGTGTTCGTCGTTGCCGTCCCCGTCGGATTCAGCGCGACGCCGCTCACCAGCTGTGTTGACTGGAAGGCGCCGTTGACATAGATGGAGACATAGACGCTGTAGGTGCCCGAGAGCGACGCCTGCAGGTCGAGCTGGACCTGGTCGAACGCACCTGTCGTGGTGCTCGCCCCCCCGTTCAGAAGGGTGACGCCTGTCACCTGGACGACGTTCGATGGGACGGCCACGGCTCCGCTCCCTGAGATCGAGCTGACAAATGTGACGTTGATGCTGGAGGCGTAGACCGAGGTCGCCAGCATAAGGGAGCCGAGTATGACGAAGAAGTGGGCGTACCTCAAGCCAGGTCGACCTCTACCTTCGCGACGCTAGACATCGAGACGGTGGGGCTGAGAGTCATCGCCACGGAGAGCGCATTCCTACAGTTGTTGCTGCTCCCTGAGCCGGTGCTTATCGAGGCCCCCGCCGAATTGTAGACGGTGACGGTGAGGCTGACTTTGGCGTGCCCTGGGCAGTAGACGTTCGCCGAAACCGAGGTCAGGGACCCTGCGGAAACCGAAAGGGTCGCACCCTGATTGTACGCGCCTGTGTTGCTGTCCGTGAACACGTAACCTACTGGGCTCGGATTAAGCGTTGACACCTCGCTCACGTTCAGCTGCGTCGCGAACGCGGCAGTACTCAAGATAACCAAAAAGAGGAGTAAGAGGAGGAGCGACTTCATCTGTTATGTCACCCTCCCTCTTACGCGGTCTGGAC
The sequence above is drawn from the Nitrososphaerota archaeon genome and encodes:
- a CDS encoding AAA family ATPase translates to MESVAAQRVPTRVVGLDPLIQGGLQQGDFVLLVGGIGTGKTIFSSQFVYNSAKVDDEHAVFATFEEDIGSLKRNMKLFGMDFDALEKEKKVKLLDLESLEGRGMGSNIETLLAALDDIKAKRLVVDSLTAFLSGAKEKFDYSFLMHLVYKTLKREGITTLMTVSKFQADQPMNSGIEEFVADGIFQLENYIGKNMELRTRFLVKKLRGTEHSRKYHTVAFTPTGISILPYFD
- a CDS encoding winged helix-turn-helix domain-containing protein; translation: MKPATMGAFDKIKRRNLDYLLIETIKQIGVSNYSLLARMTGINPETVRYKVNKQLTKYGLGVQVNLNHAELGMSAGLMVVDAEPSQEWLGEVSYLFFEGKAIGASKYVGLYAVPFRFKKKYIDVMSFLKQQKRITDYAIYEAKWLRYPSFRPEFYDFDAKKWKVDWRRVEMTQGESGATTLDVNRDAEVDYMDVKILKAMQENPTVSIVKVAAEIGANPRTLRYHNAEHVVKGKLILNSNVRWRRPAIEGKPGELMQMLTLVKGVGQEGVVKTRKVMNKIPFTWLEGGSEVGDYFALLDVPMDKLYETTRYIESNTEDVRSSLSIIMLDSQKSRYLHIPEEMFDPKRGWTLPSYRQEMAKIGDGEERRHS
- a CDS encoding UbiA family prenyltransferase, whose translation is MDPPQLQAGDGQDRRRGRATALLTSAYREFVLGGHLLAIGTASIAAASAALMGLTATPLLLFMAYLFSYGAYMMNRSTEMDSDAVSHPDRTAHLGSRKRYLPAISAGCFLLGYVLAYTVNLIFFGALLVPLAFSALYSVGSRRLVGVIGVSKLKDKLLVKNLFVSLGWSLIPVLVGLYYLRFEEVLALMGGLIFLRLMVNTLIFDVRDVEGDRAQGIRTVPAVYGVRRTYTMMTAIDGVALAYLAAAVSFGLLPLPAIVLALLPAYSIFYAYLAKKPGADLGFICDVVVDGEYLLWGPLMYIGAALI
- a CDS encoding polyprenyl synthetase family protein; the protein is MEPYREALQEYFSSKRAEGSPLSEAIAGIIDAGGKRLRPVIAMLVCEAVSGSFEKALPVAAAFELAHSASLIQDDIIDESAVRHGQMATHKKYGETKAILISDMMIFEIFLELAKYGGSGMSATRLAKLSSYIGNSAKFTAEGEFFDSILAEKGSATEEEYVKLAELKTGSLFAAAAACGAIAGRGTLKQVNASYQFGRNLGISFQIRDDILDIVGNEEATGKPLLKDLQNNASNMVLIHALSHADNYQKQSIHSMLYKKWFALQEIQALMKTLDQLGSIDHSNAVERNYAAAAKKALEALPASAARSKLEQLTEGLGSRTK
- a CDS encoding AAA family ATPase; the encoded protein is MKAAAVMQRLKTRVEGLDDLMEGGLVRGDIHLVAGGPGTGKTVLSANIAYNAATAGENVVYATFEESAEYLRRNLKLLGLDVVPLEKEGKFSIVDLEALKGQQLETNISTLIQATKDSKGTLLVIDSVTALLLACETQFEMRTFMKSVYTSLKAEGITTILTASLANGGKIGFEGFMTDSVMLMENWEDEVQMKTRFVILKMRGTNHSKRYHSVVFGPKFAVSRF
- a CDS encoding S26 family signal peptidase, which gives rise to MRRSETVSAALGVLALILLGLYMAQGYEVVYVPTGSMEPNLPIGSLALIQLGARPVVGQVAVADELGEPLIHRIIWINDSSATFGFRGDNTNSTTVLPFSSIVGVMVIALPLLGYLPMSLRSAPLVWILGSVALLAVAAGFSLAEKRK